In Jeotgalibaca arthritidis, a single genomic region encodes these proteins:
- a CDS encoding citrate synthase — protein MEIVGGLANIYACDTEISSIIDDELAYAGYSIQELMNNDASFEEVIFLLWYRHLPTQDELATFQQELKDWSSISGEVEACLRIQTRQNLHPMSVLRTTVSLLGVFDPYAEENSEKSAKIQSLSLQAKMPTIVAAFSRLRKGLNPIQPRNDLGFTANFLYMLTGEEPTATQVKALNQALVLHADHELNASTFASRVSASTLSDVYSCVTTAIGTLKGSLHGGANERVFDMLEEIYNNGTAAEYLQKKLDSKEKIMGFGHRVYKTVDPRQSYLKEMAYQLTHDTEDARWYDISVEIEEYIRDARGLIPNVDFYSATVYHVLGIESDLFTLIFAMSRVSGWLAHIKEQRENNSLIRPRSRYIGPSGQVYIPIDKR, from the coding sequence ATGGAAATTGTAGGCGGCTTAGCAAATATCTATGCTTGTGATACCGAAATCAGTTCGATCATTGATGATGAATTGGCGTACGCGGGTTATAGCATCCAAGAATTAATGAATAATGACGCTAGTTTCGAAGAGGTTATCTTTTTACTGTGGTACCGTCATTTACCGACTCAAGACGAGCTCGCAACTTTTCAACAAGAATTGAAAGATTGGTCGAGTATTTCAGGTGAAGTAGAAGCTTGTTTAAGAATTCAAACACGACAAAATCTTCATCCGATGAGTGTTTTACGTACGACGGTCTCTTTGTTAGGGGTTTTTGATCCTTATGCTGAAGAAAATTCAGAAAAATCAGCTAAGATTCAAAGCTTATCTTTACAAGCGAAAATGCCAACAATTGTTGCTGCTTTTTCAAGGCTTCGTAAAGGGTTGAATCCGATTCAACCGAGAAATGATTTAGGATTTACTGCTAATTTTCTTTATATGTTAACGGGTGAAGAACCGACAGCAACTCAGGTAAAGGCATTAAATCAAGCGCTTGTTCTTCATGCCGATCATGAACTGAATGCATCGACCTTTGCTTCTCGTGTGTCAGCGTCAACCTTATCAGATGTATACTCTTGTGTGACTACTGCTATTGGCACGTTAAAAGGGTCGCTTCATGGGGGAGCTAACGAGCGAGTATTTGATATGCTAGAAGAGATTTATAACAATGGAACAGCTGCAGAATATTTACAGAAAAAGTTAGATTCTAAAGAAAAAATCATGGGTTTTGGCCACCGTGTTTATAAAACAGTAGACCCACGTCAAAGTTATCTAAAAGAAATGGCTTATCAACTGACTCATGATACGGAAGATGCGAGATGGTACGATATATCAGTCGAAATTGAAGAGTATATCCGTGATGCAAGAGGGTTAATACCCAATGTCGATTTCTACTCTGCAACGGTCTATCATGTGTTGGGAATTGAAAGTGATCTCTTTACGCTGATTTTTGCTATGAGCCGTGTATCGGGTTGGTTAGCACATATTAAGGAGCAGCGCGAAAACAATAGTTTGATTCGTCCGCGTTCACGCTATATTGGCCCAAGTGGTCAAGTTTATATTCCAATTGACAAGCGATAG
- the acnA gene encoding aconitate hydratase AcnA, translating into MTSYHDLSKKELTSNGKKYHYFDIAEVTTALGVSIDKIPYTIRILLESLIRQEDGIDITETNIEQLAKWAEDRQDGEIPFKPTRVILQDFTGVPVIVDLASMREALIRFGGIGDQINPEIPVDLVVDHSVQVDAYRTPEALAFNAALEFERNKERYTFLKWAQNAFSNYRVVPPATGIIHQVNIEYLSDVVVSKEETGELWAFPDSLVGTDSHTTMINGIGVLGWGVGGIEAEACMLNEPSYFPIPDVIGVRFVGDLKAGATATDLALKVTQVLRQANVVGKFVEYFGEGLASLTLADRATIANMAPEYGATCGFFPVDDETLRYMALTKRSDETITLVKDVLTANHLFYKPEVEAVYSNVIEIDLSEVDSNLSGPKRPQDLIPLSDMKKSFQAALEGPEGNQGFGLDLKELEKSTTCVIDGQEHVIKTGDVVIAAITSCTNTSNPFVLISAALLAKKAAEKGLSVSPIVKTSLAPGSKVVTAYLEDAGLMPYLEALGFNLVGYGCTTCIGNSGPLLPEIEEAIQTGNLLVSSVLSGNRNFEGRIHPLTKANYLASPPLVVAYALAGNVNINLTTEALGKDKDGRDVFLSDIWPEATEVNDYIDKYVTPELYQKYYAEVFHANEDWNAIQTTDENVYEWDMASTYIANPPYFEDMSPEAGEIEPLVNLGVLAKFGNSVTTDHISPAGAIGMRSPAGKFLKENGVSLRDFNSFGSRRGHHEVMMRGTFGNIRIRNQVAEGTEGGYTTYWPTGEIMTIYDAAMKYREDGTGLVVIAGEDYGMGSSRDWAAKGTSLLGVKAVIAKSYERIHRSNLVMMGVLPLQFLEGEDADTLGLTGEESFSVDLPRETGIREVVNVRALHPNGEKINFQAIVRFDAEADIRYYKHKGILPMVVRKKLETMQT; encoded by the coding sequence ATGACTTCGTATCATGATTTGAGTAAGAAGGAATTAACATCTAATGGAAAAAAATACCATTATTTTGATATTGCTGAAGTAACAACTGCTTTGGGTGTATCAATTGATAAGATTCCTTACACCATTCGTATTCTGTTGGAATCGTTAATACGACAAGAAGATGGTATCGATATAACAGAAACGAACATTGAACAACTAGCAAAATGGGCAGAAGATCGGCAAGATGGCGAAATACCATTTAAACCGACGCGTGTTATTCTGCAAGATTTCACAGGTGTTCCTGTTATTGTTGACCTAGCATCTATGAGAGAAGCGCTCATTCGCTTCGGTGGTATAGGTGACCAAATTAACCCAGAGATTCCAGTTGACTTAGTCGTTGACCATTCTGTTCAAGTTGATGCTTACCGAACGCCAGAAGCATTAGCCTTTAATGCTGCCCTAGAATTCGAACGAAACAAAGAACGCTATACGTTCTTGAAGTGGGCACAGAATGCTTTTTCTAACTATCGTGTTGTTCCGCCAGCGACAGGGATTATTCACCAAGTTAATATAGAGTATTTATCAGACGTCGTTGTTTCTAAAGAAGAAACGGGTGAACTGTGGGCATTTCCAGATAGTTTGGTTGGGACGGATTCTCATACAACTATGATCAATGGAATCGGTGTATTGGGCTGGGGAGTTGGTGGGATTGAAGCAGAGGCATGTATGTTAAATGAACCCTCTTACTTTCCAATTCCAGATGTAATTGGCGTGCGCTTTGTTGGTGATTTAAAAGCGGGCGCAACTGCGACAGACTTAGCTCTTAAAGTGACCCAAGTTCTTAGACAAGCAAATGTCGTTGGTAAATTTGTTGAATACTTTGGAGAAGGATTAGCATCACTAACGTTAGCTGACCGAGCAACCATTGCTAATATGGCGCCTGAGTACGGGGCGACCTGTGGCTTCTTCCCAGTTGATGATGAAACATTACGGTATATGGCGTTGACAAAACGTTCGGATGAAACCATAACTCTTGTGAAAGATGTTCTTACAGCTAATCATCTCTTTTATAAACCAGAGGTAGAGGCTGTATATTCAAATGTCATTGAAATTGATTTATCAGAAGTTGATTCAAACCTATCTGGACCAAAACGTCCGCAAGATTTAATTCCTTTATCTGATATGAAGAAATCCTTTCAAGCCGCTTTAGAAGGGCCAGAAGGCAACCAAGGTTTCGGCTTAGATTTAAAAGAATTAGAAAAATCAACAACGTGTGTCATTGACGGTCAAGAACATGTAATCAAAACAGGTGATGTTGTTATTGCCGCTATTACAAGTTGTACAAATACGTCTAATCCTTTTGTTTTAATATCCGCAGCTTTATTAGCGAAGAAAGCTGCCGAAAAAGGCCTGTCAGTATCGCCAATTGTAAAAACATCGCTGGCTCCAGGGTCAAAAGTTGTGACAGCCTATCTAGAAGATGCTGGTCTGATGCCGTATCTAGAAGCGTTAGGTTTTAATTTAGTCGGCTATGGTTGTACAACGTGTATTGGGAACTCAGGTCCTTTGCTACCAGAAATTGAAGAAGCGATACAAACAGGTAATTTGCTAGTATCTTCTGTACTGAGTGGTAACCGAAACTTTGAAGGACGGATTCATCCTCTAACTAAAGCCAACTATCTAGCATCACCGCCTTTAGTTGTGGCCTATGCCTTAGCAGGTAATGTGAATATCAATTTAACCACTGAAGCACTTGGCAAAGACAAAGACGGGCGAGATGTCTTTTTAAGTGATATTTGGCCAGAAGCAACAGAAGTCAATGACTACATTGACAAATATGTTACGCCAGAACTCTATCAAAAATATTATGCAGAAGTTTTCCATGCTAACGAAGACTGGAATGCGATCCAAACCACTGATGAAAATGTCTATGAGTGGGATATGGCTTCAACATATATTGCTAACCCGCCTTATTTTGAAGATATGAGTCCAGAAGCAGGCGAGATAGAACCATTAGTTAATCTTGGTGTGCTAGCTAAATTTGGGAATTCTGTTACGACAGACCATATTTCACCTGCCGGCGCTATCGGTATGCGTTCACCTGCTGGTAAGTTCTTAAAAGAAAATGGCGTTTCGCTTCGAGACTTTAACTCGTTCGGTTCGCGTCGTGGTCATCATGAAGTCATGATGAGAGGAACCTTTGGAAATATTCGGATTCGAAATCAAGTGGCAGAAGGTACGGAAGGTGGCTACACCACTTATTGGCCAACTGGCGAGATTATGACGATATATGATGCAGCTATGAAATACAGAGAAGACGGTACTGGGCTAGTTGTAATAGCTGGTGAAGATTACGGTATGGGTTCTTCGCGTGACTGGGCTGCTAAGGGAACAAGTTTACTAGGTGTAAAGGCTGTTATTGCCAAGAGTTATGAGCGGATCCACCGTTCAAACTTAGTGATGATGGGTGTCTTGCCTCTTCAGTTCTTAGAAGGAGAAGATGCAGATACACTTGGTTTAACGGGTGAAGAAAGCTTCTCTGTTGATTTGCCAAGAGAAACTGGTATTCGTGAAGTTGTTAATGTTCGAGCGCTTCATCCAAATGGCGAAAAAATTAACTTCCAAGCAATTGTACGTTTCGATGCGGAAGCAGATATTCGTTATTACAAACATAAAGGTATTCTTCCGATGGTTGTCCGTAAGAAATTGGAAACCATGCAGACATGA